A genome region from Penicillium psychrofluorescens genome assembly, chromosome: 3 includes the following:
- a CDS encoding uncharacterized protein (ID:PFLUO_004200-T1.cds;~source:funannotate), whose translation MVSQRERQILRDEIRSRGAKLSAADREKLIRPYLPDPSELSDSKARASTSTSYGSRRQKTPRKKPIRTFLKSQLHQLTYALTHIIFGVVVRLIQAYHAVVDRIFAVVYHHHRTPELIRKDVRGLKRLPQHLSVILTLRTEEDALAVLMDEVAELAAWSACSGIPQLSVYEKTGALKFCIPALHQIMTTKLASYYGSPSQQPSLQLFAPHHPVHGGAPSPKSDKASLTLLLLSSTDGRETFVDLTKTLAEMSQNGKLSPQDITPELVDAEISEITTQPLQPDSAQSSALSFNPEPDLLLVFGNLLKLDGYPPWQIRLTEMYCTGDRSYGTTGYGEAVEYQGFMRGLWHFAGAQMRFGR comes from the exons atggtCTCCCAACGGGAACGCCAGATCTTGCGCGATGAGATCCGGTCGCGAGGGGCCAAGCTGAGTGCCGCCGACCGCGAAAAGCTGATCCGACCATATCTACCCGATCCCTCCGAGCTCTCAGACTCCAAAGCCAGGGCGTCGACTTCCACTTCCTACGGCTCCCGGCGACAGAAGACGCCGCGCAAGAAGCCCATCCGCACGTTCCTCAAGTCGCAGCTTCACCAGCTCACCTATGCTCTCACacacatcatcttcggcgtCGTCGTGCGATTAATCCAAGCCTACCATGCCGTCGTGGACcgcatcttcgccgtcgtctaccaccaccaccgcaccCCCGAGCTCATTCGCAAAGATGTCCGCGGGCTGAAACGTCTCCCACAGCACCTGAGTGTCATCCTGACCCTGCGCACGGAGGAAGATGCGCTGGCTGTCTTGATGGATGAggtggccgagctggcggcTTGGAGTGCCTGCTCGGGCATTCCCCAACTAAGTGTTTATGAAAAGACCG GAGCCCTCAAATTCTGTATACCAGCCTTACACCAGATCATGACCACCAAACTAGCCTCATACTACGGCTCGCCGTCACAGCAACCAAGCCTCCAACTCTTCGCACCCCACCACCCGGTTCACGGCGGTGCACCAAGCCCCAAGTCTGACAAAGCATCCCTCAcgctcctccttctctcctccaccgacgGCCGCGAGACCTTTGTTGACCTGACCAAGACCCTGGCCGAGATGTCGCAGAACGGCAAGCTGTCACCTCAGGATATCACACCGGAACTGGTTGATGCGGAGATTAGCGAGATCACGACTCAGCCATTACAACCCGACTCGGCACAGAGCAGTGCCTTGTCTTTCAACCCCGAGCCGGATCTCCTCCTAGTGTTTGGGAATCTCTTGAAACTGGATGGGTACCCCCCCTGGCAGATTCGGCTGACGGAGATGTATTGCACCGGCGATCGCAGTTATGGTACGACTGGCTATGGGGAGGCGGTTGAGTACCAAGGATTCATGCGCGGATTGTGGCATTTTGCCGGCGCACAGATGCGGTTTGGACGGTGA